The Chloroflexota bacterium genome has a window encoding:
- a CDS encoding Rrf2 family transcriptional regulator has translation MRISMKADYAVRAVVDLGHRYGQGLVQSAAIAQRQFIPEAYLDQLLTALRKAGIVRSIRGPQGGHELARSPDQITMELVVSTLEGPFTPVECLENIPFCSLVPGCGQREVWQEVQSAVESILSRHTIADLVAREKERRERIVYYI, from the coding sequence ATGCGAATTTCTATGAAAGCGGACTATGCAGTCCGCGCAGTGGTAGATCTGGGACATCGTTACGGGCAAGGGCTTGTGCAAAGCGCGGCGATCGCGCAGCGGCAGTTCATACCCGAAGCCTATCTGGACCAACTGCTGACCGCACTGCGCAAGGCGGGCATTGTGCGCAGCATTCGCGGCCCACAGGGCGGGCACGAACTGGCGCGGTCGCCGGATCAGATCACTATGGAACTGGTGGTCTCTACCCTGGAAGGTCCGTTTACGCCGGTTGAATGCCTGGAGAACATACCGTTCTGCTCGCTGGTGCCGGGATGCGGGCAACGTGAAGTGTGGCAGGAAGTGCAGTCAGCGGTGGAGTCGATCTTGAGCCGTCACACTATTGCCGATCTGGTAGCTCGTGAGAAAGAACGGCGCGAGCGCATCGTATACTATATCTAA
- a CDS encoding M67 family metallopeptidase translates to MLRITATQIDEMIAHVRAEAPNEGCGMLGGKDGSVLAVFPARNAAASPIRFTIHPEDLLHIVRTVEYERDWQIVGIFHSHVASPAYPSATDVAEAEFDMGNGELAERYPGAVHVVISLANPAEPDVRGYTIRQREIGAVPLQVVPDTV, encoded by the coding sequence GTGCTACGAATTACGGCCACGCAAATCGATGAGATGATCGCCCACGTGCGTGCGGAGGCGCCCAATGAAGGCTGCGGCATGTTGGGCGGCAAGGATGGCAGCGTGTTGGCGGTTTTTCCGGCGCGGAATGCCGCGGCCAGCCCCATTCGCTTCACTATTCATCCGGAGGATCTCCTGCACATCGTACGTACGGTGGAATACGAGCGAGACTGGCAAATCGTGGGAATATTCCATTCCCATGTTGCCTCACCGGCGTATCCATCGGCGACAGACGTTGCCGAGGCGGAGTTCGACATGGGCAACGGCGAATTGGCCGAACGGTATCCGGGGGCAGTGCACGTTGTCATTTCGCTGGCGAACCCGGCAGAACCGGACGTGCGCGGGTACACGATACGGCAACGCGAGATTGGTGCAGTACCGTTGCAGGTTGTGCCGGATACGGTGTGA